A genome region from Bradyrhizobium sp. WSM1417 includes the following:
- a CDS encoding ParA family protein has product MNVIVFASRKGGSGKSTLAAHLAAQIKATKPILLVDADPQGSLTLWHKLRGTNEPPIKSAVNSVSGIVSAAKRDGYEWVLIDTPPNLSAVVDDAIRNATMVVIPARPGVFDVNAVQETIQMCRAARKPYAVVLNGAPARRDESESPIVTIAREALAKFRAPVWGGQITNRSDLLMALSHGEGAREYQAESRAAQEIARLWAAIERSVKAIRGTASASGAMHKQAA; this is encoded by the coding sequence ATGAACGTTATTGTTTTTGCATCGCGTAAAGGTGGCTCAGGCAAGAGTACGCTGGCCGCGCATCTCGCCGCGCAGATCAAGGCGACCAAGCCGATCCTGCTCGTCGATGCGGATCCGCAAGGCTCGCTCACGCTGTGGCACAAGCTGCGTGGCACCAACGAGCCGCCGATCAAGTCCGCGGTGAACTCGGTCAGCGGCATCGTCTCCGCGGCCAAGCGCGACGGTTATGAATGGGTGCTGATCGACACGCCGCCGAACCTGTCGGCCGTCGTCGACGACGCTATCCGCAATGCCACCATGGTGGTGATTCCCGCCCGTCCCGGCGTGTTCGACGTCAACGCGGTGCAGGAAACCATCCAGATGTGCCGTGCGGCGCGCAAGCCCTACGCGGTCGTGCTCAACGGTGCGCCGGCGCGCCGCGACGAGTCCGAAAGCCCGATCGTCACCATCGCCCGCGAGGCGCTGGCGAAGTTCCGTGCTCCGGTGTGGGGCGGCCAGATCACCAACCGTTCGGATCTGCTGATGGCGTTGAGCCACGGCGAGGGCGCGCGGGAATATCAGGCCGAGAGTCGTGCGGCTCAGGAAATCGCCAGGCTGTGGGCGGCGATCGAACGTTCGGTAAAGGCTATTCGCGGCACGGCGTCGGCGTCCGGCGCAATGCACAAGCAGGCGGCGTAA
- a CDS encoding CaiB/BaiF CoA-transferase family protein: MERNEAELPLSGVTVVSLEQAIAAPLASRHLADWGARVIKIERPGDGDFCRDYDHVMNGMSSQFVWTNRSKESLAIDIKSPDGQEVLEALLPQADVFIQNLAPGAAERLGLDAASLLRKFPRIIACDVSGYGAGGPYSDKKAYDLLVQCEAGVLAINGTEAEPAKVGLSVVDIATGMYILNGVLMALYRRERTGKGTAFQASLFDSITDWMSYPAFYTQSTGRPLPRTGARHATIAPYGPFRVGDGNTIFFGIQNDREWRSLCAIVLGDAPFADHPRFRTNPLRMQNRDDLQVHIEQRFAAMSSDEVLRLLDEASIANAHLNSVEAFLEHEQLRSRDRVQTVSTPCGPVMSFLPALTIPGLSPRMDPVPSVGQHNPSILSELGLAKET; the protein is encoded by the coding sequence ATGGAGCGAAATGAGGCGGAGCTGCCGCTGTCCGGCGTGACAGTGGTCTCGCTCGAGCAGGCGATCGCGGCTCCTCTTGCCAGCCGGCATCTTGCGGACTGGGGCGCGCGCGTCATCAAGATCGAGCGGCCGGGCGATGGTGATTTCTGCCGCGACTACGATCACGTGATGAACGGGATGTCGAGCCAGTTCGTCTGGACCAACCGGTCGAAGGAGAGCCTCGCCATCGACATCAAGAGTCCTGATGGCCAGGAGGTGCTCGAGGCCCTGCTGCCCCAGGCCGACGTCTTCATCCAGAACCTGGCGCCCGGCGCGGCGGAGCGGCTGGGCCTCGATGCCGCATCGCTGCTGCGAAAATTTCCCCGGATCATCGCCTGCGACGTGTCGGGCTATGGCGCGGGCGGACCCTACAGCGACAAGAAGGCCTACGACCTCCTGGTGCAGTGCGAGGCCGGCGTCCTCGCCATCAACGGCACCGAGGCGGAGCCCGCCAAGGTCGGGCTTTCGGTGGTCGATATCGCCACCGGCATGTACATCCTCAACGGCGTGCTGATGGCGCTGTATCGCCGCGAGCGCACCGGCAAGGGCACCGCCTTCCAGGCCTCGCTGTTCGATTCCATCACGGACTGGATGAGCTATCCCGCCTTCTACACGCAGAGTACCGGCCGGCCGCTGCCGCGAACCGGGGCCAGGCATGCAACGATAGCGCCGTATGGCCCTTTCCGCGTCGGCGACGGCAACACGATCTTCTTCGGCATCCAGAACGACCGGGAATGGCGCTCGCTGTGCGCGATCGTGCTTGGCGATGCGCCTTTTGCCGACCACCCCCGCTTCCGCACCAATCCGCTGCGCATGCAGAACAGGGACGATCTGCAGGTCCATATCGAGCAGCGTTTTGCAGCGATGAGCAGTGACGAGGTGCTGCGGCTGCTCGACGAGGCCTCGATCGCCAACGCGCATCTGAATTCGGTCGAGGCGTTTCTGGAGCACGAGCAGCTCCGCTCCCGCGACCGCGTGCAAACGGTAAGCACTCCGTGCGGTCCGGTGATGAGCTTCCTGCCGGCTCTCACCATTCCCGGCCTGTCGCCCAGGATGGATCCCGTCCCCAGCGTCGGGCAGCACAACCCATCCATCCTCAGCGAGCTCGGTCTCGCAAAGGAGACATGA
- a CDS encoding CoA ester lyase — MTMAPQRPTRVYLAVPAHRSRLVAKAAASAADAVFMDLEDAVPPSEKSVALEEAARALSSLDWGNKVVAVRLNAVDSPFIAQEIRKLAALPRLDSVIVPKAERASDIAAIADQLRAAAPDRPSPVALELLIETALGLVNVDALAAAHDSVAALHLGVGDFAASIGARSSEIGASPDGYRHVGSAQSGYASAPLDLFAYPMMRLLVAARAFGLRAIDGPCGAFRDARLTESSALKAAAMGFDGKQVIHPDQIEPTLRAFVPSDTELAHARRVVEAMEQAEAQGQGAVTLDGKMIDYANVRMARRIIEMGS; from the coding sequence ATGACGATGGCGCCCCAGCGGCCGACGCGGGTCTATCTGGCCGTTCCCGCGCATCGCTCCCGTCTCGTCGCCAAGGCTGCTGCCTCGGCCGCAGACGCGGTGTTCATGGACCTCGAGGACGCGGTGCCGCCGTCCGAGAAGAGCGTGGCACTGGAAGAAGCCGCGCGGGCGCTGTCCTCGCTGGATTGGGGCAACAAGGTCGTCGCGGTCAGGCTCAACGCCGTCGACAGCCCCTTCATCGCGCAGGAAATCCGCAAGCTCGCCGCGCTGCCCCGGCTGGATTCGGTGATCGTGCCGAAGGCGGAGCGCGCAAGCGATATCGCCGCCATTGCCGATCAGCTGCGCGCGGCCGCGCCGGATCGCCCCTCGCCTGTTGCGCTCGAGCTGCTGATCGAGACCGCGCTGGGTCTCGTCAATGTCGACGCGCTCGCCGCCGCGCACGACAGCGTCGCCGCCCTTCATCTCGGTGTCGGCGATTTCGCCGCGTCGATCGGCGCCCGCTCCTCGGAAATCGGCGCGTCGCCGGACGGCTACAGGCACGTGGGCTCCGCCCAGAGCGGCTATGCCTCCGCCCCGCTCGACCTGTTCGCCTATCCGATGATGCGCCTGCTGGTGGCCGCGCGCGCGTTCGGCCTGCGCGCCATTGACGGTCCGTGCGGCGCGTTCCGCGATGCCAGACTGACCGAAAGCAGCGCGCTCAAGGCGGCTGCGATGGGTTTTGACGGCAAGCAGGTGATTCATCCCGACCAGATCGAGCCGACGCTGCGGGCGTTCGTCCCGTCCGACACTGAACTGGCGCACGCGCGGCGGGTGGTCGAGGCCATGGAGCAGGCCGAGGCGCAGGGCCAGGGCGCGGTGACGCTCGACGGCAAGATGATCGACTATGCCAATGTCCGCATGGCGCGCAGGATCATCGAGATGGGATCGTAG
- a CDS encoding AEC family transporter, whose translation MSTVLIVAPVFALIAAGYAAVLFRFVSETAHKGISEFAFSIAIPALLFRTIVVSEFSGVSPWRMWGAYYGALALTWVAALTLSALLRQQREDREDGVVFAIGSVYGNIVMLGIPLTLSALGNEAAGPMALILSVNTPLLWLCGTLQMELVDRKQTASAASLIVPVLLDLSRNPIMLAIGFGLVWRLTGLALHPVVDRTVELLAQAGSPAALIALGINLFRFEVKGEKLGILAMSALKLLAMPAAAFVLAKLLDLPPLAAGVVVLFAAMPTGANAYIFAVQYQRLVNPVSGAVALGTLLAAVTLPVVVWMVAR comes from the coding sequence ATGTCTACAGTGCTGATCGTCGCGCCGGTGTTTGCGCTGATCGCGGCCGGCTATGCCGCGGTGCTGTTTCGCTTCGTCTCCGAGACCGCGCACAAGGGCATCTCCGAATTCGCCTTCAGCATCGCGATTCCCGCGCTGCTGTTCCGCACCATCGTCGTCTCGGAATTTTCCGGCGTCAGCCCGTGGCGGATGTGGGGCGCCTATTACGGCGCGCTCGCGCTGACCTGGGTTGCGGCGCTGACGCTCTCGGCGCTGCTGCGGCAACAGCGCGAGGACCGCGAGGACGGCGTCGTGTTCGCGATCGGCTCGGTCTACGGCAACATCGTGATGCTCGGCATTCCCCTGACGCTCTCGGCGCTGGGCAACGAGGCCGCAGGCCCGATGGCGCTGATCCTGTCGGTGAACACGCCGCTGCTCTGGCTCTGCGGCACGCTGCAGATGGAGCTGGTCGACCGCAAGCAGACGGCCTCGGCCGCGTCGCTGATCGTGCCGGTGCTGCTGGATCTTTCCCGCAACCCGATCATGCTGGCGATCGGCTTCGGCCTCGTCTGGCGCCTCACCGGCCTCGCCCTGCATCCCGTCGTCGACCGGACCGTCGAGCTGTTGGCGCAGGCGGGATCGCCGGCGGCGCTGATCGCGCTCGGCATCAATCTCTTTCGCTTCGAGGTCAAGGGCGAGAAGCTCGGCATCCTCGCCATGAGCGCGCTCAAGCTGCTGGCAATGCCGGCGGCCGCTTTCGTGCTGGCAAAGCTGCTCGACCTGCCGCCGCTCGCGGCCGGCGTGGTCGTGCTGTTCGCGGCGATGCCGACCGGCGCCAATGCGTATATCTTCGCGGTTCAGTACCAGCGGCTGGTGAACCCGGTGTCGGGCGCGGTGGCGCTGGGCACGCTGCTGGCGGCGGTGACGTTGCCGGTGGTGGTGTGGATGGTGGCGAGGTGA
- the tenA gene encoding thiaminase II yields MSFFERLKTAASAEWRAYTEHPFTNGLADGSLPEAAFRHYLVQDYLFLIEFARAYALAVYKSPRLADMREAAAGLSAILDVEMNLHVKLCAEWGLSPTDLEQAPPAAEMLAYTRYVLDAGMRGDLLALKVALAPCVIGYAEIATRLTSLPLAAAATNAYRVWIAEYAGAPYQEVAAKARAHMEHLADLYATPAREAELIAIFKEATRLEADFWEMAWREGQRVQ; encoded by the coding sequence GTGAGTTTCTTCGAGCGTCTCAAGACAGCAGCATCCGCCGAGTGGCGGGCCTACACCGAGCATCCCTTCACGAACGGATTGGCGGACGGCTCGCTTCCCGAAGCGGCGTTTCGTCACTACCTCGTTCAGGACTATTTGTTCCTCATCGAGTTTGCTCGCGCCTACGCGCTGGCGGTCTACAAGTCGCCAAGACTTGCCGACATGCGTGAAGCAGCGGCCGGCCTTTCGGCCATCCTCGATGTCGAGATGAACCTGCATGTGAAGCTTTGTGCCGAATGGGGTCTATCGCCGACCGATCTTGAACAGGCCCCTCCGGCGGCCGAGATGCTGGCCTATACACGCTACGTGCTCGACGCGGGAATGCGCGGCGATCTGCTGGCGCTCAAGGTGGCGCTTGCCCCCTGCGTGATCGGGTACGCGGAGATCGCGACGCGGCTCACCTCGCTCCCCCTCGCGGCCGCCGCGACGAACGCCTACCGCGTCTGGATCGCGGAATACGCCGGCGCGCCGTACCAGGAGGTCGCTGCCAAAGCGCGGGCGCACATGGAGCATCTCGCCGATCTCTACGCCACGCCGGCGCGCGAGGCGGAGCTGATCGCGATCTTCAAGGAAGCCACTCGGCTCGAGGCGGACTTCTGGGAGATGGCCTGGCGCGAGGGCCAGCGTGTTCAATAG
- a CDS encoding restriction endonuclease: MIGGFGRMGAGFGRLGASSPRKKAITLLSNATNVASITLNGLIVPDQQTSEGLLIKSYASVWVEIAQRLGEDWGLAFQLSDRQWEEMLAGAMSAEGYEVTLTPRSGDHGRDVIAVKPGVGCLRILGSMKAYAPNRLVDRAHVHEMLGVLSTEANVSKGIIATTSDFAPRIEEAPGMKQVLPYRLELINGHGLQRWLADLAE, encoded by the coding sequence ATGATCGGCGGTTTCGGGCGAATGGGCGCGGGTTTCGGGAGGCTCGGAGCGAGCAGTCCCCGAAAGAAGGCGATTACTTTGCTGAGCAACGCCACAAATGTTGCTTCGATTACGCTGAACGGCTTGATCGTTCCAGACCAGCAAACTTCCGAAGGCCTGCTCATTAAGTCCTATGCGTCAGTTTGGGTCGAGATAGCCCAACGTTTAGGAGAGGACTGGGGGCTGGCATTTCAGCTCAGTGACCGGCAGTGGGAAGAGATGCTTGCGGGTGCGATGAGTGCCGAAGGCTATGAGGTTACTCTTACCCCTAGATCAGGCGATCACGGACGCGATGTAATTGCCGTGAAGCCAGGTGTCGGGTGTCTGCGAATTCTAGGGTCGATGAAGGCTTACGCGCCTAACCGCTTAGTCGACCGCGCACACGTTCACGAGATGCTTGGCGTCTTAAGTACCGAAGCCAACGTCAGCAAAGGCATCATCGCGACTACGTCGGATTTCGCTCCTCGCATAGAGGAAGCTCCAGGAATGAAGCAAGTGCTGCCTTATCGGCTCGAACTCATCAACGGTCACGGGCTCCAACGATGGCTGGCTGACTTGGCAGAATGA